The following DNA comes from Bradyrhizobium sp. SK17.
TCTATCCAAGCCTCAAGGACCGGACCGTGCTGGTGACCGGCGGCGGTTCGGGCATCGGCGAGGCCATCGTCCGCCAGTTCCTTGGCCAGGGCGCGCGGGTCGGCTTCATCGACATTGATCTGACGTCCTCCGAGCAACTGCTGTCCGATCTTGGAGCACATGCCAGCGTGCATTTCGAGCACGCCGACCTCCGCGATATCGGCGCGCTCAGGCAGGCGATCGCTGCAATCCGAGAGACGCTTGGGCCGATCACGGTCCTGGTCAACAACGCCGCGCGCGACGACCGCCATGCGATCGAGGACGTCACCCCGGAATTCTGGGACGAGCGGATCGCCGTCAACCTGAAGCATCAGTTCTTCGCCGCCCAGGCCGTCGTACCGGACATGAAGCAGGCAGGCGGCGGTTCGATTGTCAACATCGGCTCGGTGAGCTGGGTGATCGGTCAAGGCAATATGCCTTGCTACACGACGGCCAAATCGGCGGTTCAGGGCCTGACCCGCGCGCTCGCCCGCGATCTCGGGCCGCACAACGTACGGGTCAATTCCATCCTGCCCGGCTGGATCATGACGCAGCGGCAGCAGGATCTATGGTTGACGCCGGAAGGCGTGGCCGAGCTGATGCAGCGCCAATGCCTCAAGCGTAAGCTGGTGCCCGACGACATCGCCAACGTCGTGTTGTTCTTCGCCGCCGCCGACAGCGGCGCCTGCACCAACCAGAACTACATCGTCGATGGCGGCTGGGTTTGATCCAGCGCTCCGGAAGACCCGCGGGCGAGTTTCCGGAGATCGGACCTGAACATAAGCGGGAGCGCGACGATGATTCAACACGATCTCGTCGCGCTTCGGCGTTTGCGGTGGAAGTCCGGTCAGGCGGTCACTTCAGGTAGTCCGGCAGGGTAAACCCGTCATAGAACCGATCCGACAGGATTGCGGTCTTGAACGTCTCCGACTTGTAGCCGGCGACGATGTCCTGCGCCCAGGCCGCATTCGCATTGGCCTTCTTCACAGCGACCACGTTGACATAGGGCGTTGTCATCCTCTCCAGTGCAAACGCATTGGTCAGCTTCAGGCCGCTGTAGATCGCGAAATTGCCCTGGA
Coding sequences within:
- a CDS encoding SDR family NAD(P)-dependent oxidoreductase, coding for MQGAIYPSLKDRTVLVTGGGSGIGEAIVRQFLGQGARVGFIDIDLTSSEQLLSDLGAHASVHFEHADLRDIGALRQAIAAIRETLGPITVLVNNAARDDRHAIEDVTPEFWDERIAVNLKHQFFAAQAVVPDMKQAGGGSIVNIGSVSWVIGQGNMPCYTTAKSAVQGLTRALARDLGPHNVRVNSILPGWIMTQRQQDLWLTPEGVAELMQRQCLKRKLVPDDIANVVLFFAAADSGACTNQNYIVDGGWV